CTAACGATAAAAAACAGCATCATGAGAAATTTATATTTCGCGCTATCTACTTCATTGTTAATCTTATCCTGCAATGGCGGAGGAAATAAATCTACAGGTAGCAACACACAGCAGAGCACTCCACAGGATAGTAGTTTCCAGCTCGTTAAAGATATGGCGACCAATGTTATCAAAGCTGGGTTCAATGCCGGGGACGGCTATAGTGAGGTGTGGATCAGAGATTATAATACCTTTATTACGTTGGCGACCAAAGTACATCCCCATGCCCAGATCAAAGATCAGTTGGGTATATTTTTCAAATTACAGGGTGCCGATGGCAATATCGCTGATGGTTTTGTCAAAAAATCCAGCCTAAAGAATGGCGTTTCCGACTATTATACAATCACCAATCCCTTGGCACCGGAATATGCTGGGCATAAAAACACGGTTGAAACCGATCAGGAAACATCCCTGATCCAGGCGGTACACAAATATATCATAGCAACTAAGGACAGTTCCTTTCTGGCACAGAAAATCGGCGAAACGAGTGTAAAAGATCGTATGGAACAGGCTTTGCAATTCCTAATGGATAAACGCTACAATAGCACCTACGGATTATTATGGGGGGCCACAACGGTTGATTGGGGTGATGTTCAACCCGAACATGATTGGGGAGTACATTTAGATGAAAGTTCACATATTGCACTGGACATATACGATAACGCTATGTTTTTAATTGCACTGGACAATTACATTGACCTTTTTCCTGAAAAAAAGGAAAAATGGGGTAAGGTTCGGGAGATGATCGCAAACAATACGATGAAACATCTTTGGGATGATAAAAATGAAAAATTCATTCCGCATATTTATATTAAAGGTTCGCCATTTCCGAAGGATTTTGATGAAAACCAGATCTATTACCATGGTGGAACTGCGATTGCTATTGAAGCAAACCTGCTCAGCAAAGAGCAGATCAAAACGTCTTTGGACAAGATGATCAAAAATGTAAAGGATGCAGGTGCTGCCACCATTGGTCTAACGGTATACCCGACCTATCCGGCAGGTTTCTTCAAAAACAAAGGCATGTATCCCTATGGTTACCAAAATGGTGGAGACTGGACCTGGTTTGGGGGAAGAATGATCCAACAATTAGTTAAAAATGGTTTCCAACAGGAAGCCTACGAGCAGATAAAGCCCATGTTGGCTCGTGTTATTAAAAATAAAGGTTTCTACGAATGGTATACCAAAGACAATAAACCTGAAGGCTCAGGAACTTTCAGAGGCGAGGCTGGTGTACTTTACGATGCGATCAGCCTATTGGAAAATACCGGGAAATAACCCACAGTATTTATACACGACAAATAAAAAAGGGTGTCCGATCTTTTCGGACACCCTTTTTCTTTCTTCAATTTTGTTCACATTCCCTACAGCTTCTTTCCAAATATTCTATAAGCGCAATCATCCTCCAATCGCATCTTTCCAATATTCAAAAGTCAGGTTTCCAATATCCTATAAGTATTGACTGAGTATTGCTTCAGTATAGACTAAGTATCTATTCAGTCGTATTATCGTCAATGGATAAAACTACTTGCGCTGTACTTTATCATTGCTAGAACCTGACTGTATCCGTAGCGATAAATGGCAATCGGTAATTACCTGTGTCGATACGAACCTTACCATGTAATGCTTTTAAGGCCGTACTGTCCTGGCTTCCCGTTTGGTAGATATATACATTTTTCAGATTAGGAATATCCTTCAAATTTGACAAACCCTTTGCGGTTACTTTTGTTCCCACCAGATTGAGATAGATCAACTTTTGCAGTCCTTTCAATTGTGACAAACCTCCATCGGAGACTTTTGTATTCTCGAGATGCAAACGCGAGATGACAGGCATGGATTTTATTGTAGAAAAAGCCTGATCGGTAATTGCGGTATGCCCTAGTTTCAGCTGAACGATATTCTCTTTAATCGCCAATAGATCTTGCAGATCCTTATCATTAAACTGTGGATAGTTGATGGCATTGACCAGCACGAGATTATTTTCTTTAGCCACAGGAATAATTTTAATACCTTTTGCCTGCCAGGCATCGACTTTATCCTTTGGTAAATCGGGTGCTTTGGGAAAATCTGCATACAATACCGGGGAAGCTTCCTGCTCCCCTGTTTCTAACTTTTTCAATATTGCTGCTATTTCTTTGGTCTGTGTGAGTTGGTTCACTTTTTTATCGAAGTTCGCTCCTTGGTCGATCCACCAGGCGATCAATTTGATCTGATCAGGACTGATTGGTGTGCGCCCTTTTGGTGGCATTCTTTTTTTGTGCCCTTCCGGTAAGATCAATCGTGCATACAGCTCACTTTCTTTGGACTTGTTATCGACCAGTACTTTACCATTCTCTCCTCCTTTTAGCAGGCTTTCCTTAGTATGTAAGGCCAATCCTCCCTCCTGTTTACGATCACCATGACAGCTTTGACAACGCTGCTTGAGTATGGGCTGAATAATACCATCATATACGGCAGCCTCTTGTACATTCTCAACGATTAATACCTCTTCGCTGCTCTCCTTCACTCCAAAAGTCTTTTTCATTGCTTGCGGCATCGCTTCAATAAAGTAACCCTTGCCATGTGTCAGGGTGCCACCGTAGTGTCCTGTAATTCCCAGCAATACGACCAGGATCAAAAATAACCAAAAGCGGAACCTAATGATCTTTTTTGACCATTGCAACGTTTCACTTTTTTCACGATAGAGCACATAGAGTAATATGCTGCACCCCGCCACCACAATGCCCAACCATTGGTGGTAATTGAGCACCTGTATTTCATAACCACCATTGCGTGATAGCAGAAATCCTGAGAACGCCGCAAATACAGCTGCTATACTACCTAATAACAAGGATAACCTAATCGCAGGCCGGTATGGATTTTCCTTCTTGAATAGCTCCAAAAATGCCATCACAAATGCGATCAATAAAATTCCGATGGGTAAATGCACTAAGATGGGATGAAACCGTCCCAAAAAGGCCATCAATTCTTCAAGGAAAACCATCATTCTTTATACCTGTCTTTGAGTAAGTTCAACATATATACATTTACCGACCATTGGTCAGCTACGGGTTGCTGCGTAAAAGGTAGTGTTGGCAGATAGCCCGCCGGACCAAACTCTGTTGTGATGGTCAACACCTTAGCTCCATTTTGTTTATGCTGCTTAACGATCTCATCCCACCAGGCCAAATGTTGATCTACAGTATTTTTCCATTCTGGTGCCGCAGGATCATTGACCTGTGGTCCTTCAGGGTGTCCGATCCGGGCATGGATATGTTCTGTCCGGGCAAGCGCCAAAGCTACCGCTTCTTGCTGGTCACCGAGCAGGGACTCATGTACATTGCACCAATGTGAAATATCCAAAGCAAGCCTTAAGGAAGGAATCTTTGCTAAGTAATCTTTGGTCAGGTGCGCCGCAAAGCTAAATCTACCACGATGCGTCTCATGGTATACCGGAACATGTTGTTTTTCCATGACGACCTGGCCAATATCAATCAATTGTTTATTTTGTTCAAAGGAATAATATTCCTTACCTGTATGGCAGTTGATATAATCAGGTTTCATACCTGCAGCTTCTTCCAGATTACGTTTAAAGCTTTCACGATACTGTTCGAAGGAAGCTCCAGAACCACCGGAAAGCAAACCTAAGCTCAGACCGTATTTTTGTAGGGCATCGATCATTTCCTTCCGTTCTTTCAGATCTCCGGGTAGCCAGGCTTCGACACCTTGATAACCTGCTTTCTTAACACGTTCACAGAATCGATCCCAGGAATCGGTATTTCCCCAATTGGTACAATAATATTTGATATGTAGTTTCTCTTGCTTCTGAGCTAAAAGTGTAAAAAAATTGGCCATCAGAAGTATTAGTAATAGGAATCGTTTCATTATTTAAATAATCGCTTGTATAAGTTCGCCTTCCACATCCGTCAAACGGAATGGTCGGCCCTGAAATTCATAAGTAAATTTTTCGTGGTCAAAGCCAAGGAGATGGAGCATGGTTGCGTGGACATCGTGTACGGAAGCCCTTCCTTCAACACCCGCAAAACCGATATCGTCAGTTTGTCCATAACTGATGCCATTGCGCACTCCGCCGCCCGCCATCCAAATGGTATAGGCATCGGTATGATGGTCTCTACCCAGAAATGGCATATCACTATTATCCCGGTTCTCCTGCATCGGCGTGCGTCCAAACTCGCCTCCCCAGACCACCAATGTATCTTCGAGTAGACCACGTTGCTTCAGATCCAAAATCAATGCCGTCATCGGACGATCAATCTCCCGACATTTATTTCTAAACCCAAGATCTATCGAGTCCGATGCATTGGTACCATGGCTATCCCAGCCCCAATCAAATAACTGTACAAAACGTACCCCCTGCTCAACGAGCTTGCGGGCCAATAGACAATTATTTGCAAAAGACTCCTTTCCGGGTTCGGTACCATATAACTCATGGATATAAGCTGGTTCATTATTGATATTCATCACCTCAGGTACTGCAACCTGCATTTTATAGGCCATTTCATATTGCGCAATCCGGGACAGTGTCTCTGGATCTTTAAATGTGTCATACTCTGTTTTATTCACATTATTGATCGCATCAATAAGATTTCGCTTCATGTCCCGATCCATGCCCTCGGGGTCAGCAATATACAGAACGGGATCTCCCTTTGAACGACATTGAACTCCTTGATAAACCGACGGTAGAAAGCCACTTCCCCAGACACTCTTTCCCGCATCCGGTGTTTTACCACCAGAAGTTAACACCACAAAGCCTGGTAAATTGCTGTTTTCAGAGCCTAGACCATAGGTCACCCATGAACCGATACTCGGACGTCCCAGACGGGCACTCCCGGTATGCATAAACAGCTGTGCCGGTCCATGATTAAACTGATCGGTATGAACAGCTTTCAAAAAACTAACATCATCAACTACCTTACTGAAATGTGGTAAATGATCGGATACCCAAGCGCCACTTTGACCATATTGCTTGAAGGTAGCCTGTGGTCCCAGCATTTTAGGTACCCCTCGAATAAAGGCGAACTTCTTACCTGCCAAAAGCGATTGTGGACAGGGTTGATTATGCAGTTTCTGCAATGCAGGCTTATAATCAAATAGTTCAAGCTGTGAAGGGGCTCCCGCCATATGTAGATAGATGACACTTTTGGCCTTGCCAGGGAAATGTGGCGATTTAGGGATCAATGGATTTAGGGCATTGAGATCCAGACTCCCTTTAGATTTAGATGAATCCCATCCGCCGCAACCAGCCAATAGGCCTCCAAGTGCAATTCCACCGATACCAGCAACGCAATCTTTCAGGAAATGTCTTCTTGTCACAGCCTTCAATTCAGATTGCTGTGCCTCTTCAATTAGTTTATTCAGATCTTTCATTCAAGTAAATCTTTTGTAACAGCATCATTCTATCAAGAACCTGCTATTATCTTAGTTTATCTATTATTTTAAGCTTCCGTCAATCGTACTCACTCACTCACTCACTCACTCACTCACTCACTCACTCACTCACTCACTCACTCACTCACTCACTCACTCACATCAATTATCTTTGCGTTTATTCTTTATGATTTTGTCAAAAACTCATCTAAATTCAATAAGGCATTTGCCACCAACATGTAAGCGGCTTTGGAGGACAGTTTTTTGCTATTGTCCTTTGCCAAATCACCGCCCAGGTATTTCGCGGCTGAAGCTGGTGTTTTGTTAAATTCGGCAAGCGCTTTTTGGTAGAGCAATTCGAGATCAGCAATCTTCTTGGGATCAGCCTCCCGAAGCATTGCCCTTCGATAGCCTGCACCGATACTATTTTTTGTATTTCCTTTGCCTTCCCGCTCCATGATTTCGCCCAAATGTTTTGCAGCTTCGAGATATACTGGATCATTGAGCGTCGCCAAAGCCTGCAATGGTGTATTAGTCCGTATACGATCAACCAGACAGACCTCCCTACTGGATGCATCAAAGGAAACAAAGGATGGATAAGGACTGGTACGTTTTAGGAAGGTATAGACACCGCGTCTAAACTGATCTTCACCCTCACTTTTCACCCAGGACTCACCACTATACACTGTCATCCAGACACCATCCGGTTGATAAGGCATGACACTCGGCCCATACATTTTATTGCTTAACAACCCACTGACGGCCAAAGCCTGATCGCGGATCTGCTCTGCGGAAAGTCGGAATCGTGGTCCCCTTGCGAGATAATAATTTTGGGGATCTTTTTGTACATTGTCACTATTTAATGTTGACGACTGCCTATAGGTGCCCGATAGGACGATCTCACGGACCAATTTTTTAATGCTCCATTTTTTTCCGTTCATAAGATCTAGGGCCAGATAATCCAATAATTCACGATGAATCGGTGGTGTACTCTGTGTACCCATATCGCCTAATGGTTCAACCAGTCCCCGGCCGAAGAGCTGCGCCCAGACACGGTTAACCAAAGTGCGGGCAGTCAATGGATTTTCTTTACTAACAATCCACTGTGCGAAGCCCATACGATTTCGAGGGGCTCCCTTTGGAAAATCATTCAGTGACTCCGGAACCATAGGCTGTACTTCCGCACCCAAAGACAAACGATTTCCGCGGATAAATACATTGGTTTTCCGCTGCATATCCTTCGGGTTTTCGATCATAACAGGCACTCCTTCGGGCTGTAGATTGACGAGCTGCAAAAAGGTACGTTGCAGATGCTGATTTTCCATTGGTTTCCCGAGAGGAAAATCTTCGCGAAAAGCAAACCATTCAATCATACATATTGGCTGACCAGCTGCAACTGCTGCATTTTTAAAGACCAGGTAGAGATCATGTACACCTGTAGTTGGTACGATCGGTGCTTGAATAACCTGTCTTCCCGAAGTTTTCGGTAAATCCACATTGGTTAACAGGGGACCATGAGGGTTATTGAGGTGCACCTCCATTTTCCCTCCGACCGCATCGGTCCAGAAATTCATGAAGAGTTGTTTTTTGCCATCCAATGTAATTGCTTTCAAACGAGCCGATCCGCTATTGCGCACACCAAGCCATTTTGTATCGTACAATGCACCATCCACAATCTGATCACTATAATGCGCATGAATCTTGGGTTCTAGTGTATGCAGAAATAGGTCCGCTGATTTAACCACGTTTGCATTTCCGTTGGCCGCCAGCCAATGCTTAATGCTATCGATACGTTTTTCGTCCTGTGCAGCGTAAAAACGTAACTTCGGATGATCTCCCTGTGTATCTTCATCCCTTGTATTATTGAAAAATGCCAGCGATTTATAGTATTCTTCAAATTTAAACGGGTCATAGGTATGGCTATGGCATTGTACGCATTCAAATGTTGTACTCAACCATACCTGATAACTGGTATTTAAACGGTCCAGCACGGCCGCCATCCGAAACTCCTCACTATCGGTTCCCCCCTCATCGTTATTCATCGTATTGCGGTGAAAAGCAGTTGCGATGAGCTGATCTTTGGTTGGTTGTGGCAGAAGATCTCCTGCGAGCTGCTCAACTGTAAATTCGTCGTAAGGCATATCGTTATTTAAGGCTTTGATCACCCAGTCCCGATAAGGCCAAATACTACGGGATCCGTCTTTTTCATAACCTTTGGTATCTGCATACCGTGCCATATCCAACCACCAACTGGCCCATTTTTCACCATATTTGGAGGAGGCTAATAAGCTATCAACTCTACGGGAATATGCATCGTCGCTCTCATCTTCGATAAAAGCACGGGTTTCGGCTAATGTGGGTGGTATACCGATGAGATCCAGATAAAGTCTCCTTAATAAAGTAGCTCGGTCGGCTTCATCGGCAAATGTCAGATCTTTGGACTTCAATTTATCCTGAACAAAATAGTCAATGTCATTATTTACCCCTTTGGGTTTTATTCCAAATAGTCCCGCAAACGAAAAGGTTTTGGGTACTTCAACGTCTTTAGGTAATGTGTAGGCCCAATGTTCACCCCACTTCGCACCTTGATCAATCCATTTTTTTAGGATGTCGATCTCATCATCATTCAGTTTGGGTGCATTGTAAGGCATACGTAGTTCGGGATCATCCGACAGCAATCTTTTCATAAACTCGCTATGTTCCGCATCCCCCGGAATAATCGCCGATTTGCCAGACTCAGCTTTGGCAAAAGCTTCATTTTCGAAAAGAAAACTAAGCCCTCCATTTTTCTTCACGCCACCATGACAGGTAATACAGTGTTTATTTAATATCGGTTTGACATCTGCACTAAAATCTATTGTTTCTTCTTTGCGAAATGTAAATATTGCAATGCAGGCGACAACTACGGCCAATGATGCTAACACCATTAATTTTCTATTCATAGCAATAAGGTCTATTCTATATTAGTCAGTTATTAGGTTTATTTATAATTCTTATTTCACTATTCCAGTATCAGTTAATGGGATAGCTACAAGTAAATCAACATCAGAATGGATATTTATTTATTGTTATAAAAATAAAGAAGAACAATGGGATATACTAGAACTAGATTAACAGAAATATAATCTATATTACCCTCACATAGGCTAATCTTCGTTTTTACCCCCATTCGTGCGATACGGTTCCCATCAGCACCCTATAACAATTTGGTTACGATATCGTAGTCAGCATTGCTTTTTATATTTTTAATCTGGTGCTAAACTGATATTCTTTCTATCTTATGATCTATTTATTCTGTCTTTCTAAGCGATAGCTGATAAGGCTGGCTACTGTTGACGAGTCACAGCTTGGAAGCATGCAATTTGCTATTGGATACAGCAAGTGGAAAATGAGATGCAACAAAGGTAAAATAAGCTATAAAAAAGCCTAAATAGTGTCAGCCTTTGATTGTGGTGACCACTAAATTTGTAAAACCATATCCACATAAATTATGAAATACGTCTTTCTTATATTACTATTTTTCGCAGCGCGTCTGGTTATCGCCCAACCGTCCCCTGCTTATAATCTCCATTTCAAAGATCTTGCAACACGATGGGATGAAGCCATCCCTTTGGGTAATGGTCAGCTGGGTGCATTGATCTGGAAAAAGGAAAATGCCATCCGGCTATCCTTGGACCGTGCTGATCTTTGGGATGAACGAAAAGCTTTTGAGATAGAAAAACATGATTTTAAATGGGTACAGCAGCAATTGAAAAACAACAGCTATCAGGCGGCCCAACAATGGGGCGATTCACCCTATGACCGTTCTCCCTATCCTACCAAACTTCCTGCGGCGGCGATGACCTTAAACTTAGCTAAATTCGGAAAGGTCGTATCCAATGTACTAGATATACAAACTGCTGTACATACACTGAAATTCGACGACGGAAAAATACTTACCTCTTTTGTCCATGCGACCAGTCCAATGGGCTATTTTGAAATCACAGCGAAGAACATTAGCGACCTTGGTCCAGAGCTTATTCCACATGAATATGAAACCAAGACCAATACGGATGAGCAAAAAAGTGTTGTCGATGGTCAAAGTTTAGCCAGGTTGGGCTATAAACAGGGAAATATTGTTAAAATGGGGAATGCGCAGCTATTACATCAGGAAACTTATGATCATCACTTTTTTGAGGTCATGTTATGTTGGGAAAAAGTCTCATCGACCAAATTGATCGGCTATTGGACAATCAGTAATGATGAAAAGGTCAAGAAACAACCGCTATCACTCGAACAATTTGAAAAAGCAAAGCGAAGCCATCTCGCATGGTGGACAAGCTATTGGTCTAAATCTAACATTTCCATCCCTGAAAAAGATCTCGAAAAACAATACTATCTGGAGCTTTATAAATTAGGGGCCACAGCACGCCAAGGAGCTCCGGCAATAACCTTGCAGGCTGTTTGGACAGCAGATAATGGTGGACTACCACCTTGGAAAGGCGACTTCCACAATGATCTCAATACCCAACTGAGTTATTGGCCGGCTTATACCGCCAACCGAATGAATGAAGCACAAAGTTATACGGATTGGTTATGGAAAATCAGACCGAAAAACCTTGCTTACACTCGACAGTATTTTGGTGTTGACGGATTGAATATCCCGGGTGTGCTGACCTTGAACGGCTACCCTATGGGAGGTTGGATCCAATACTCCCTTTCGCCTACGGTCAGTGCCTGGACCGCCCAACATTTTTATTGGCAATGGAAATACAGTATGGATCCCAATTTCTTAAAAAAACAGGCCTATCCTTATATTATAGAAGCAGCGACCTATCTAAAAAATATTACCTATCTCAAAGATGGGAGACGCTATCTACCCCTGAGCAGTAGTCCAGAATATAATGATAACGGCACTGCCGCCTGGTTTAATAGTTGGACCAATTTTGATCTCAGCCTGGCACATTATTTATTCGCTATAGCAGCCGAGGTCAGTACAGCTAACGGCAAAACTGAAGCAGCAAAAGAATGGACACGATATGGCGCCGAATTGCCCAATTTTGCCACAGATGAAACTGGTCTCCGCGTTGCAGAGGATCTGAGCATGAAGCATTCACATCGGCATATGTCACCATATATGGCTATTTATCCCTTAGGAATACTTGACATCAATAATACGCAAGACAAATCGTTGATTGAAAAATCGCTGTCACATTTAGAGCAATTGGGCACCAGAGCCTGGGTAGGATATTCGTTCTCATGGATGGCCTGTCTCCATGCGCGGGCGAAACAAAGCAAACAAGCTGTCAGCAACCTACAGAAGTTTGCCCATAACTTTTGTTCCATCAATTCATTTCACCTCAACGGCGACCAAAACGGTGGTCAATATTCTGATTTTACTTATCGCCCTTTTACATTGGAGGGAAATTTTGCCTTTGCACAGGGGGTTCATGAATTGTTAATTCAGAGCAAAAATGATTATATCGAAGTTTTTCCGGCCACTCCTGAGGAATGGAAAGATATATCTTTTAAAAACCTGAGAACAACGGGCGGATTTATTGTCAGCGCTAACAAGAACAACAACAAGATCACCTTATTAAAAATAACCGCTAGCCAAGATGGTATCTTCCGCATTTTTGAAAATACAGACCTTCAGGATATTTCAACTAAAAAGCGGCTTTCAAAAGATAAGAATTTGCAATATATTAAACTGAAAAAAGGTCAAACAGTTCATCTAAGTAGCATCTAATAAAATCCGTATTATCAATTCGTTATGATCAACCGAAAAAAATTCATCCAGTTAGGAGGTCTAGGCATAGGTGGTCTCTTGGTCAACAAGAGCCTTGCCAGTGCGTCTATAACCTCGACAAAAAGCACTGTACTCAAAACTGACAAAGTTAAATTTGGCGTTATCGCAGATCTCCATCATGATCTCATGCACGACGGTGCCCGTCGGGCTAAACTCTTTA
The window above is part of the Sphingobacterium sp. ML3W genome. Proteins encoded here:
- a CDS encoding amylo-alpha-1,6-glucosidase produces the protein MRNLYFALSTSLLILSCNGGGNKSTGSNTQQSTPQDSSFQLVKDMATNVIKAGFNAGDGYSEVWIRDYNTFITLATKVHPHAQIKDQLGIFFKLQGADGNIADGFVKKSSLKNGVSDYYTITNPLAPEYAGHKNTVETDQETSLIQAVHKYIIATKDSSFLAQKIGETSVKDRMEQALQFLMDKRYNSTYGLLWGATTVDWGDVQPEHDWGVHLDESSHIALDIYDNAMFLIALDNYIDLFPEKKEKWGKVREMIANNTMKHLWDDKNEKFIPHIYIKGSPFPKDFDENQIYYHGGTAIAIEANLLSKEQIKTSLDKMIKNVKDAGAATIGLTVYPTYPAGFFKNKGMYPYGYQNGGDWTWFGGRMIQQLVKNGFQQEAYEQIKPMLARVIKNKGFYEWYTKDNKPEGSGTFRGEAGVLYDAISLLENTGK
- a CDS encoding c-type cytochrome domain-containing protein; protein product: MMVFLEELMAFLGRFHPILVHLPIGILLIAFVMAFLELFKKENPYRPAIRLSLLLGSIAAVFAAFSGFLLSRNGGYEIQVLNYHQWLGIVVAGCSILLYVLYREKSETLQWSKKIIRFRFWLFLILVVLLGITGHYGGTLTHGKGYFIEAMPQAMKKTFGVKESSEEVLIVENVQEAAVYDGIIQPILKQRCQSCHGDRKQEGGLALHTKESLLKGGENGKVLVDNKSKESELYARLILPEGHKKRMPPKGRTPISPDQIKLIAWWIDQGANFDKKVNQLTQTKEIAAILKKLETGEQEASPVLYADFPKAPDLPKDKVDAWQAKGIKIIPVAKENNLVLVNAINYPQFNDKDLQDLLAIKENIVQLKLGHTAITDQAFSTIKSMPVISRLHLENTKVSDGGLSQLKGLQKLIYLNLVGTKVTAKGLSNLKDIPNLKNVYIYQTGSQDSTALKALHGKVRIDTGNYRLPFIATDTVRF
- a CDS encoding TIM barrel protein; the protein is MKRFLLLILLMANFFTLLAQKQEKLHIKYYCTNWGNTDSWDRFCERVKKAGYQGVEAWLPGDLKERKEMIDALQKYGLSLGLLSGGSGASFEQYRESFKRNLEEAAGMKPDYINCHTGKEYYSFEQNKQLIDIGQVVMEKQHVPVYHETHRGRFSFAAHLTKDYLAKIPSLRLALDISHWCNVHESLLGDQQEAVALALARTEHIHARIGHPEGPQVNDPAAPEWKNTVDQHLAWWDEIVKQHKQNGAKVLTITTEFGPAGYLPTLPFTQQPVADQWSVNVYMLNLLKDRYKE
- a CDS encoding DUF1501 domain-containing protein, which codes for MKDLNKLIEEAQQSELKAVTRRHFLKDCVAGIGGIALGGLLAGCGGWDSSKSKGSLDLNALNPLIPKSPHFPGKAKSVIYLHMAGAPSQLELFDYKPALQKLHNQPCPQSLLAGKKFAFIRGVPKMLGPQATFKQYGQSGAWVSDHLPHFSKVVDDVSFLKAVHTDQFNHGPAQLFMHTGSARLGRPSIGSWVTYGLGSENSNLPGFVVLTSGGKTPDAGKSVWGSGFLPSVYQGVQCRSKGDPVLYIADPEGMDRDMKRNLIDAINNVNKTEYDTFKDPETLSRIAQYEMAYKMQVAVPEVMNINNEPAYIHELYGTEPGKESFANNCLLARKLVEQGVRFVQLFDWGWDSHGTNASDSIDLGFRNKCREIDRPMTALILDLKQRGLLEDTLVVWGGEFGRTPMQENRDNSDMPFLGRDHHTDAYTIWMAGGGVRNGISYGQTDDIGFAGVEGRASVHDVHATMLHLLGFDHEKFTYEFQGRPFRLTDVEGELIQAII
- a CDS encoding DUF1553 domain-containing protein, which translates into the protein MNRKLMVLASLAVVVACIAIFTFRKEETIDFSADVKPILNKHCITCHGGVKKNGGLSFLFENEAFAKAESGKSAIIPGDAEHSEFMKRLLSDDPELRMPYNAPKLNDDEIDILKKWIDQGAKWGEHWAYTLPKDVEVPKTFSFAGLFGIKPKGVNNDIDYFVQDKLKSKDLTFADEADRATLLRRLYLDLIGIPPTLAETRAFIEDESDDAYSRRVDSLLASSKYGEKWASWWLDMARYADTKGYEKDGSRSIWPYRDWVIKALNNDMPYDEFTVEQLAGDLLPQPTKDQLIATAFHRNTMNNDEGGTDSEEFRMAAVLDRLNTSYQVWLSTTFECVQCHSHTYDPFKFEEYYKSLAFFNNTRDEDTQGDHPKLRFYAAQDEKRIDSIKHWLAANGNANVVKSADLFLHTLEPKIHAHYSDQIVDGALYDTKWLGVRNSGSARLKAITLDGKKQLFMNFWTDAVGGKMEVHLNNPHGPLLTNVDLPKTSGRQVIQAPIVPTTGVHDLYLVFKNAAVAAGQPICMIEWFAFREDFPLGKPMENQHLQRTFLQLVNLQPEGVPVMIENPKDMQRKTNVFIRGNRLSLGAEVQPMVPESLNDFPKGAPRNRMGFAQWIVSKENPLTARTLVNRVWAQLFGRGLVEPLGDMGTQSTPPIHRELLDYLALDLMNGKKWSIKKLVREIVLSGTYRQSSTLNSDNVQKDPQNYYLARGPRFRLSAEQIRDQALAVSGLLSNKMYGPSVMPYQPDGVWMTVYSGESWVKSEGEDQFRRGVYTFLKRTSPYPSFVSFDASSREVCLVDRIRTNTPLQALATLNDPVYLEAAKHLGEIMEREGKGNTKNSIGAGYRRAMLREADPKKIADLELLYQKALAEFNKTPASAAKYLGGDLAKDNSKKLSSKAAYMLVANALLNLDEFLTKS
- a CDS encoding glycoside hydrolase N-terminal domain-containing protein yields the protein MKYVFLILLFFAARLVIAQPSPAYNLHFKDLATRWDEAIPLGNGQLGALIWKKENAIRLSLDRADLWDERKAFEIEKHDFKWVQQQLKNNSYQAAQQWGDSPYDRSPYPTKLPAAAMTLNLAKFGKVVSNVLDIQTAVHTLKFDDGKILTSFVHATSPMGYFEITAKNISDLGPELIPHEYETKTNTDEQKSVVDGQSLARLGYKQGNIVKMGNAQLLHQETYDHHFFEVMLCWEKVSSTKLIGYWTISNDEKVKKQPLSLEQFEKAKRSHLAWWTSYWSKSNISIPEKDLEKQYYLELYKLGATARQGAPAITLQAVWTADNGGLPPWKGDFHNDLNTQLSYWPAYTANRMNEAQSYTDWLWKIRPKNLAYTRQYFGVDGLNIPGVLTLNGYPMGGWIQYSLSPTVSAWTAQHFYWQWKYSMDPNFLKKQAYPYIIEAATYLKNITYLKDGRRYLPLSSSPEYNDNGTAAWFNSWTNFDLSLAHYLFAIAAEVSTANGKTEAAKEWTRYGAELPNFATDETGLRVAEDLSMKHSHRHMSPYMAIYPLGILDINNTQDKSLIEKSLSHLEQLGTRAWVGYSFSWMACLHARAKQSKQAVSNLQKFAHNFCSINSFHLNGDQNGGQYSDFTYRPFTLEGNFAFAQGVHELLIQSKNDYIEVFPATPEEWKDISFKNLRTTGGFIVSANKNNNKITLLKITASQDGIFRIFENTDLQDISTKKRLSKDKNLQYIKLKKGQTVHLSSI